The following are encoded in a window of Brevibacillus ruminantium genomic DNA:
- a CDS encoding iron-containing alcohol dehydrogenase, translated as MQISKFATPEIIFGNESLSQVGESLSRLGAKKVFLVSDSGVLNAGWAEQTIKYLQDSNLDYHLWTQVTPNPKDYEVHAGAAEYRAQECNAILGVGGGSAMDAAKAIALLGTNDGSILHYEGVDKIVRPLPPMVMLPTTAGSGSEVSQFSIIVDSERQVKMAIISKSLIPDIAIIDPQTLMTKDRRLTANTGIDALTHAIESYISLAATPLTEVLSLSAMRLISQHLRPSVASAYNLEAKQAMAMASLQAGIAFSNAILGAIHAMSHQLGGLLDTPHGEVNAILLPYVLEYNYIAAPEKYVKMAEAMGENVTGLSQHDASQLMMKAVTNLTRDLQIPVTLSELGLQPEQIDRLSQTAVQDICMATNPRDMSVDDVKALYQKAL; from the coding sequence ATGCAGATATCCAAGTTTGCCACTCCGGAAATCATCTTTGGCAACGAGTCGCTCAGCCAGGTTGGCGAAAGCCTGAGCCGCCTGGGGGCAAAGAAGGTCTTCCTCGTCAGCGATTCAGGCGTACTGAACGCCGGGTGGGCAGAGCAGACCATCAAATATTTGCAAGACAGCAACCTGGACTATCACCTCTGGACTCAGGTCACTCCCAATCCGAAAGATTACGAGGTACATGCCGGGGCAGCCGAATATCGCGCCCAAGAGTGCAATGCCATCCTCGGTGTCGGCGGCGGCAGCGCGATGGATGCTGCCAAAGCGATCGCCCTGCTCGGCACCAACGATGGGAGCATCCTGCACTACGAAGGGGTGGATAAAATTGTTCGCCCACTCCCACCGATGGTGATGCTCCCCACCACGGCCGGTTCTGGCTCGGAGGTGTCGCAATTTTCGATCATTGTCGATTCCGAACGCCAGGTAAAGATGGCCATCATCTCCAAATCGTTGATTCCCGACATCGCTATCATCGATCCGCAAACCCTGATGACAAAGGATCGGCGGCTTACAGCCAACACTGGAATTGACGCCCTCACCCACGCCATCGAATCCTACATTTCCCTGGCGGCAACTCCGCTGACCGAGGTGCTCTCCCTCTCGGCGATGCGCCTTATTTCCCAGCATTTGCGCCCCTCTGTAGCCAGTGCGTACAACCTGGAAGCCAAGCAAGCGATGGCGATGGCCAGCCTGCAAGCCGGAATCGCCTTTTCCAATGCGATTTTGGGAGCGATCCACGCTATGTCGCACCAACTCGGCGGCTTGCTCGATACGCCTCATGGAGAGGTAAACGCCATTCTTCTCCCCTACGTGCTGGAGTACAACTACATCGCGGCTCCCGAGAAGTACGTCAAGATGGCGGAAGCGATGGGCGAAAACGTGACGGGACTCAGTCAGCATGATGCCTCCCAGTTGATGATGAAGGCTGTGACCAATCTGACACGCGATCTGCAGATTCCCGTTACTTTGTCCGAATTGGGGCTTCAGCCCGAGCAAATTGATCGGTTGAGCCAGACAGCCGTACAGGATATCTGCATGGCCACCAATCCTCGCGACATGAGTGTAGATGACGTCAAGGCCCTGTATCAAAAAGCCTTGTAG
- the adhP gene encoding alcohol dehydrogenase AdhP: MKAAVVNQFQEKLELKEVPIPEIGPGEVLVRIKACGVCHTDLHAAHGDWPVKPKLPLIPGHEGVGTIEKVGDGVTSLKVGDRVGVPWLYSACGECEYCLTGWETLCQKQQNGGYSVDGGYAEYCKAPAAYVAKIPDGISDVDAAPILCAGVTTYKALKVANVKPGEWVVIYGIGGLGHLALQYAKAMGYNVAAVDIHDEKLTLAKELGADLTVNGAKVDPVSFITDNIGGAHAAISVAVTKKAFEQAYRSVRRGGSVVVVGLPNDELPIPIFDTVLNGVSVKGSIVGTRKDMQEALDFAARGKVRAIIETQPLDKINEVFDRMVKGQINGRVVLTME; the protein is encoded by the coding sequence ATGAAAGCAGCAGTGGTGAATCAATTTCAAGAAAAGCTGGAGTTGAAAGAGGTTCCTATTCCCGAAATCGGTCCCGGAGAGGTCCTGGTCCGGATTAAAGCCTGTGGGGTATGTCACACGGACCTGCATGCGGCGCACGGGGATTGGCCGGTAAAACCGAAGCTTCCCCTTATCCCCGGCCACGAGGGTGTAGGCACCATTGAAAAGGTAGGCGACGGGGTCACCTCGCTCAAGGTAGGAGATCGGGTCGGCGTTCCCTGGCTCTATTCCGCCTGCGGCGAATGTGAGTACTGCCTGACCGGTTGGGAAACGCTGTGCCAAAAGCAGCAGAACGGCGGATATTCGGTGGATGGCGGCTATGCCGAGTATTGCAAGGCGCCGGCTGCTTACGTTGCCAAAATTCCCGATGGCATCAGCGATGTGGACGCTGCTCCGATCTTGTGCGCGGGTGTCACGACGTACAAAGCGTTGAAGGTGGCAAATGTGAAGCCGGGCGAGTGGGTAGTGATCTACGGCATTGGAGGGTTGGGCCATCTCGCTCTGCAATACGCCAAAGCAATGGGCTACAATGTGGCCGCGGTAGACATCCACGACGAAAAGCTGACACTGGCCAAAGAGCTGGGCGCGGATCTGACAGTAAATGGCGCGAAAGTCGATCCGGTCTCGTTTATTACGGATAACATCGGAGGCGCTCATGCAGCGATCAGCGTGGCTGTGACCAAAAAAGCCTTTGAACAGGCCTACCGTTCCGTTCGCCGCGGCGGCTCTGTCGTCGTGGTGGGTCTGCCCAATGACGAGCTGCCTATTCCGATCTTTGATACCGTGCTGAACGGGGTATCGGTCAAAGGCTCAATCGTCGGTACGCGGAAGGATATGCAGGAGGCGCTGGATTTCGCAGCGCGGGGGAAAGTCCGCGCGATTATCGAGACACAGCCGCTGGATAAGATCAACGAAGTGTTTGACCGCATGGTGAAAGGTCAAATTAACGGGCGGGTCGTTCTTACGATGGAATAA
- the adh gene encoding aldehyde dehydrogenase, which translates to MIYAQPGQSGSKVTFRTRYENYIGGEWVSPVHEEYFENVSPVNGKVFCEVARSRAEDIEKALDAAHAAKDAWGRTSAAERSLILNRIADRMEENLEMLAVAETWDNGKPIRETLNADLPLAIDHFRYFAGVIRAQEGSLSQVDDDTVAYHFHEPLGVVGQIIPWNFPLLMATWKLAPALAAGNCVVLKPAEQTPASIMVLMELIGDLIPPGVVNVVNGFGIEAGKPLASNKRIAKIAFTGETTTGRLIMQYASENIIPVTLELGGKSPNIFFQDVFAQQDDFADKALEGFTLFALNQGEVCTCPSRALIQQSFYGEFLERAVERTNKIKQGNPLDTETMIGAQASSDQLEKILSYIDIGKQEGAEVLTGGERNLLPGDLAEGYYVKPTIFAGNNNMRIFQEEIFGPVVSVTSFANYDEALAIANDTLYGLGAGVWTRDINKAYRIGRSIQAGRVWTNCYHAYPAHAAFGGYKQSGIGRETHKMMLNHYQQTKNLLVSYSPKALGFF; encoded by the coding sequence TTGATCTATGCACAACCAGGGCAATCCGGCAGCAAAGTGACGTTTCGGACCCGCTATGAAAACTATATCGGAGGTGAGTGGGTATCGCCGGTGCATGAGGAGTATTTTGAAAATGTTTCGCCGGTGAATGGAAAGGTGTTTTGCGAAGTTGCCCGTTCCCGAGCAGAGGATATTGAAAAAGCGCTGGACGCCGCCCACGCTGCAAAAGACGCATGGGGGAGGACTTCAGCAGCAGAGCGGTCCTTGATCTTAAACCGAATCGCAGACCGGATGGAAGAAAATCTGGAGATGCTGGCAGTAGCGGAGACCTGGGATAACGGCAAACCGATCCGCGAAACCCTGAATGCTGATCTGCCGCTTGCCATCGATCATTTCCGTTATTTTGCCGGCGTGATTCGGGCACAGGAAGGCAGCCTCAGCCAGGTGGACGATGATACGGTCGCTTACCATTTCCATGAGCCTCTGGGCGTAGTGGGGCAAATTATTCCGTGGAACTTCCCGCTGCTGATGGCGACGTGGAAGCTGGCACCAGCACTGGCGGCGGGGAATTGCGTCGTCCTGAAGCCAGCCGAGCAGACGCCCGCAAGCATCATGGTGCTGATGGAGCTGATCGGCGATCTGATCCCGCCGGGTGTGGTCAATGTCGTCAACGGTTTTGGCATTGAAGCGGGAAAACCGCTGGCTTCCAACAAACGAATCGCCAAGATCGCTTTTACGGGTGAAACCACGACAGGCCGCCTAATCATGCAGTATGCCTCGGAAAATATCATTCCGGTGACGCTGGAGCTGGGCGGCAAGTCTCCCAATATCTTTTTTCAGGATGTGTTTGCTCAGCAGGACGATTTTGCGGACAAGGCGCTGGAAGGATTTACTCTCTTCGCGCTTAATCAGGGAGAGGTGTGCACATGCCCGTCCCGTGCTTTGATTCAACAAAGCTTTTATGGTGAGTTCCTGGAGAGAGCCGTTGAGCGGACAAATAAAATTAAACAGGGCAATCCGCTGGATACCGAGACGATGATCGGCGCACAGGCCTCCAGCGATCAGCTGGAGAAAATCCTTTCCTACATCGATATCGGCAAACAGGAGGGGGCTGAAGTGCTGACCGGCGGGGAGAGAAATCTGCTGCCAGGCGATCTGGCAGAAGGCTACTATGTGAAACCGACGATTTTCGCCGGGAACAACAACATGCGCATCTTCCAGGAGGAAATTTTCGGACCGGTTGTTTCTGTGACCTCTTTTGCTAACTATGATGAGGCGCTTGCCATCGCCAACGACACCCTGTACGGTCTGGGGGCGGGCGTATGGACGCGTGACATCAACAAAGCCTACAGAATCGGGCGGAGTATTCAAGCGGGCCGTGTCTGGACGAACTGTTACCATGCGTATCCGGCCCATGCGGCCTTTGGCGGGTACAAACAGTCGGGGATTGGACGGGAAACCCATAAAATGATGCTGAACCACTATCAGCAGACGAAGAATTTGCTGGTCAGCTACAGCCCGAAAGCACTGGGTTTTTTCTGA
- a CDS encoding DUF779 domain-containing protein, which translates to MTVPKVVATKETLDWIEKLTEQHGPLMFHQSGGCCDGSAPMCYPRGEFRVGEQDVLLGEIGGCPFYIGAAQYEYWKHTQLIIDVVKGRGSGFSLEAPHGVRFLTRSRCFADAENSTDHP; encoded by the coding sequence ATGACGGTTCCGAAGGTAGTGGCTACAAAGGAAACATTGGACTGGATTGAGAAGCTGACGGAGCAGCATGGCCCGCTCATGTTTCATCAATCAGGGGGATGCTGTGACGGAAGCGCCCCGATGTGCTACCCGAGAGGAGAATTCCGGGTAGGGGAGCAGGATGTCCTGCTCGGAGAGATCGGCGGATGCCCATTTTACATCGGTGCGGCTCAGTATGAATACTGGAAGCATACCCAGTTGATCATTGATGTGGTGAAGGGAAGGGGCAGCGGGTTTTCTCTGGAAGCTCCGCATGGCGTAAGATTCCTCACGCGTTCGCGCTGCTTTGCCGATGCGGAAAACAGCACAGACCATCCATAG
- the purU gene encoding formyltetrahydrofolate deformylase, whose protein sequence is MHLLSEREWLAYRQKNKDRARMLISCPDRAGIVAAVSHFLFEQGANIVQSDQYTTDPETGRFFMRIEFDVVNLAERYESIKESFRPVAESYAMEWSLVEANRRKKMAIFVSKEDHCLLELLWLWKSGALHADIEVVISNHPDMKETVESFGIPYRHIPVVKDRKAEAEEAQLAAVPDNVDLLVLARYMQILSPRFLQVYPMQIINIHHSFLPAFVGAKPYEQAYQRGVKLIGATAHYVTEELDAGPIIEQDVQRVTHQEDVETLKQLGRQVERTVLARAVGWHLEDRVLVYGNKTIVFP, encoded by the coding sequence ATGCATCTTTTGTCAGAGAGAGAATGGCTGGCGTACCGGCAGAAAAACAAGGATCGGGCGCGTATGCTGATTTCCTGTCCCGACCGTGCCGGAATCGTCGCCGCCGTGTCCCATTTCCTGTTTGAGCAGGGGGCCAATATTGTTCAATCCGACCAGTACACGACAGACCCGGAAACGGGCCGTTTTTTCATGCGGATCGAGTTTGACGTGGTAAATCTGGCTGAGCGTTATGAGTCCATCAAGGAATCCTTCCGTCCGGTTGCCGAGAGCTATGCCATGGAATGGTCGCTCGTGGAAGCCAATCGCCGCAAAAAGATGGCGATCTTTGTATCCAAGGAAGACCACTGTTTGCTCGAACTGCTGTGGCTCTGGAAGTCGGGAGCCCTGCATGCCGATATTGAAGTCGTGATCAGCAACCACCCCGACATGAAAGAAACGGTCGAGTCTTTTGGCATCCCGTATCGTCATATCCCGGTGGTCAAGGATCGCAAGGCAGAAGCGGAAGAAGCGCAGCTGGCAGCCGTGCCGGACAACGTGGATCTGTTGGTTTTGGCGCGCTACATGCAAATCCTGTCTCCACGCTTTTTACAGGTGTACCCGATGCAAATCATCAACATCCATCACTCGTTCCTGCCCGCTTTCGTCGGGGCCAAGCCCTATGAGCAGGCCTATCAGCGCGGCGTCAAGCTGATCGGTGCGACGGCCCACTATGTCACAGAGGAGCTGGACGCAGGACCGATCATCGAGCAGGATGTACAGCGTGTGACCCATCAGGAGGATGTCGAGACGCTCAAGCAGCTGGGCCGTCAGGTAGAGCGGACGGTACTGGCACGCGCCGTCGGCTGGCATCTGGAGGATCGCGTGCTTGTTTATGGGAATAAGACAATTGTCTTTCCGTAG
- a CDS encoding LysE family translocator, with translation MTNVSLFILMSVLLIILPGPDTGLATQNTLAAGKQGGLKTVLGSAAGLMIHTLAVTLGLSSILVKSAFLFSIFKYVGALYLIYLGISALWSMRKNPASIGEELPAGYKHKSHFLQGFLTNLLNPKVAVFFLTFLPQFVKPGGSAFWQLLTMGLIYTVLTVIWFFFYVHFINLIRAWMKKPSTQRVIQGMTGIALLGFGVKLALEKQP, from the coding sequence ATGACAAATGTTTCCTTATTTATTCTGATGTCCGTCTTGCTGATTATCCTACCTGGGCCGGATACCGGGCTCGCGACGCAAAACACGCTGGCTGCGGGCAAACAGGGCGGTTTAAAAACAGTTCTCGGCAGTGCCGCCGGGCTCATGATCCATACTCTGGCCGTCACCCTCGGTTTGTCCTCGATTCTGGTCAAGTCGGCTTTTCTGTTCTCCATCTTCAAATACGTGGGTGCGCTTTACCTGATCTACCTGGGGATTTCGGCCCTGTGGTCGATGCGGAAAAATCCAGCGTCAATCGGGGAAGAGCTGCCTGCCGGCTACAAGCATAAATCTCACTTTTTGCAAGGCTTTCTGACCAATCTGTTGAATCCCAAGGTCGCTGTCTTTTTCCTGACGTTTCTCCCGCAATTCGTCAAGCCGGGAGGGTCGGCATTTTGGCAGCTGCTCACCATGGGCCTGATCTATACAGTCCTGACCGTCATCTGGTTTTTCTTCTACGTTCACTTTATCAACCTGATTCGGGCCTGGATGAAGAAGCCGTCTACCCAACGGGTCATCCAAGGCATGACCGGGATTGCGCTTCTAGGCTTCGGGGTGAAGCTGGCTTTGGAGAAGCAGCCGTAG
- a CDS encoding LysR family transcriptional regulator, producing the protein MNLHALRIFVEVAAHGSVTAAASSLSISQPAVTAQIRKLEGELGSRLFAAKGRGIALTPEGQFLFAKARRIFEWEKELEKEWKELQAGRLGKLRLVSTYVPSLYLVPGWLAVFKKRYPQVQVEIFTRNSEQSVYHLLHNQADVAVITNESWDDLPIKREYVADVPYWFIVPGDHPLAGQEVPLKVLMREPFILREKGSSTREKLFSLCEENNVPLPTVGLQYHGLVEAVQSVKAGYGAMLVPEPAVSDLVKRGEVGRVRVTGIEIRRPIYMCTRLEDSQPKPVAARFLDLVFGR; encoded by the coding sequence ATGAATCTTCATGCTCTGCGTATCTTTGTCGAAGTTGCTGCACATGGCAGTGTGACGGCGGCAGCTTCCTCGCTCTCCATCAGTCAACCGGCTGTGACCGCACAGATACGCAAGCTGGAGGGAGAGCTGGGAAGCAGACTTTTCGCCGCGAAAGGAAGGGGAATCGCTTTGACTCCAGAAGGCCAATTTCTGTTTGCAAAGGCCCGGCGTATTTTTGAGTGGGAAAAGGAGCTGGAAAAAGAGTGGAAGGAGCTGCAGGCAGGCAGACTGGGCAAACTGCGGTTGGTCTCTACCTATGTGCCCTCGCTGTATCTCGTCCCCGGCTGGCTGGCCGTATTCAAAAAACGCTACCCCCAGGTACAGGTAGAAATTTTCACGAGAAATTCGGAGCAGTCGGTCTATCATCTCCTGCACAATCAAGCAGATGTGGCCGTGATCACCAACGAGTCCTGGGACGATTTGCCGATCAAAAGAGAGTATGTGGCAGATGTTCCGTATTGGTTTATCGTGCCTGGAGATCATCCGTTGGCTGGACAGGAGGTGCCCTTGAAAGTACTGATGCGGGAGCCGTTCATCCTGCGCGAAAAAGGAAGCTCTACGCGAGAGAAATTGTTTTCCCTGTGCGAGGAGAACAACGTTCCGCTGCCAACTGTAGGATTGCAATACCACGGATTGGTGGAGGCGGTCCAATCCGTCAAAGCGGGATACGGCGCGATGCTGGTCCCGGAACCGGCCGTCAGCGATTTGGTGAAGCGCGGTGAAGTGGGGCGTGTCCGCGTCACGGGTATCGAAATCAGACGGCCCATCTACATGTGCACCCGATTGGAGGACAGCCAGCCAAAGCCTGTGGCCGCCCGCTTTCTCGATCTTGTGTTTGGTCGCTAA